A single window of Bacteroidota bacterium DNA harbors:
- a CDS encoding gliding motility-associated C-terminal domain-containing protein, whose protein sequence is MRKFLFLSLLLLVVSEFDLKAQNASCDPSVPFFNVDLTGQPNGWWTSPTHSRNGHCCTATGGDNCTSFDVTLDTGAAMVEMGFDIIHDPSQAIPSGSMYYQINCGPPVAVGSPVCITGVGPHHITFCKPGNNTNTYYIKSIPKPLFPHNDTTRIGCNLPIHVLGLVESSITWQSIFPGAPGQYNSYLSCISQCDTVLYTPAVGAPAFIDYRICGTPIATLCGYVATCGVVRIYNMSTLAGSVTPSSATFCTNGPGVLLTGSVSGGQSPYSYTWRNTSLITVGTSTTYNATLGGTYSLEIRDILYDSLHCPALHISVPVTAVPPPTVNAGADQTLCPTTPSAVLSGTVTNATGGIWTGGAGTFVPNNTSLTVGYTPTAAEIASGAVTLTLTSTGAGGGCSAATDQVTLHFPSPLVVTVPDVNVGCSSSTGALTSTVTGGTTPYAYSWSTGAVTANISAAAGTYCLSVMDNLGCISTDCGTITQPSSLSIITSSTPCSTNGGNDGTATANVSGGSAPYTYLWSNGGTTSTISGLIYGVYVVTATDANGCQIASSIVVNEPRCNAYNVVASSTNILCNGNASGTATATVIAGTPSYTYLWSDPLFQTTQVATGLTAGAYQCLVTDANNCSKVVNVTITQPTQLINTMTHTNVTAIGGNDGSAAANISGGTPVYTYTWSNAATTSSINTLVAGTYSVLVHDANNCTLIDSVQITQPPCNNLTVAVAATAVSCNGGNNGTATAIVLFANNPISYLWSNGATTSTVNGLSAGNYSLSITDAHNCTNFVNFTITQPSALSSVLSPTNISCNGSLNGTIEQTVSGGTFPYTYSWSNGLGVEDQANLSTGTYSVLITDSHGCTTTATTIITEPAILLATSSNTQVTCHGGNDGAIDVSMSGGVTPYVYNWSTGATTQDISGLTFGNYTLTITDANGCGLINPFDVAINEPADVNIDSIIKVCPAPGSGLSSVTVYPSGGSNLTYQVSFDNGITFLGSGIYNTMLAVGQSYQVVVHDNNGCTTPAATTLVIPPAVDIQTVSFNPCIADGVTSIPVTLTATGGNGGPLYFSFDNGVTYLGANIFTTNLATGNSYNIIVKDSSGCVSVTEPISIPNEIIPSGVTSSFAGGFQVSCNGSTDGSIDLSAIGGSGAYTYSWSNGATTEDLSNIAAGTYSVVITDALACTDTLNFTLAQPTVLTSSTVAFSGFNGNNVSCNGSSNGSVDLTVNGGVTTYTYNWSNGSTTEDISSLAAGIYSVTITDANGCTTTSSVTLTEPSAMIADIQPTNVLCFGNATGAADLTPGGGVSPYTFNWSNGNTTEDLGSLSSGSYSVTFTDANGCQLTSSITITQPTDLITSGVTTDLTCFQNSTGAIDVTTSGGTSGYTYYWSNASTTEDVSNLSSGNYSVTVTDANGCSDNLSFTLTEPTLLTTSITALSNYNGYNIGCAGNSDGTIDITSAGGTPTYTYVWSNSAVTEDVNNLSAGTYSVNVTDANGCTSTLAVTLTQPVALGLTSTQQNVLCNGFNTGSIDITMSGGVNPYTYSWSNSATTEDISAITSGSYSVSVTDANGCVLTNSFVISQLSPMILSNTSLNPLCFGDNNGSIDLSVNGGLAPYTYTWSNGQSTQDISALASGSYTVNVIDANNCSSGDTILLTDNSPMSSSVSSPVQTDGFNVTYSGGSDGSIQITVNGGVTPYTYAWSNGASTEDQSNIPAGNYFVIITDANGCSTTTSILLSEPFVLQMPTGFSPNGDGNNDFFVVHGLEAFPQNKIEVFNRWGNKVWQADDYMNTWEGTTSSGDKLPDGTYFVILNISDGQKVLNGYIDIRR, encoded by the coding sequence ATGCGAAAATTTTTATTTCTTTCTCTCCTGCTTCTAGTAGTAAGCGAATTTGATCTCAAAGCACAGAATGCATCCTGCGATCCTTCGGTTCCATTCTTCAACGTTGACCTGACGGGTCAGCCGAACGGATGGTGGACATCTCCAACTCATTCCCGGAACGGACATTGCTGCACCGCAACAGGAGGAGACAATTGCACTTCATTCGATGTAACGCTCGACACCGGTGCCGCGATGGTTGAAATGGGATTCGATATTATTCACGATCCATCACAAGCCATTCCTTCCGGATCCATGTATTACCAGATCAATTGCGGTCCACCGGTTGCAGTTGGTTCGCCTGTTTGTATAACAGGAGTTGGTCCGCATCACATTACTTTTTGTAAACCGGGAAACAATACAAATACATATTACATCAAATCGATTCCAAAACCACTGTTCCCGCATAATGATACAACGCGCATCGGTTGCAATCTGCCAATACATGTACTCGGACTTGTAGAAAGTTCGATCACATGGCAATCCATTTTTCCGGGCGCGCCAGGACAATACAATAGTTATCTCAGTTGCATCAGTCAATGTGATACGGTGTTGTACACTCCTGCAGTTGGTGCACCGGCATTCATTGATTACAGAATATGCGGAACACCGATCGCGACACTTTGCGGATATGTAGCGACGTGCGGAGTTGTGCGCATCTATAATATGAGCACTCTCGCAGGAAGTGTAACTCCGAGTTCGGCTACCTTCTGTACCAATGGACCGGGCGTGCTTCTTACCGGATCAGTTTCCGGCGGACAATCTCCATACTCTTACACATGGAGAAATACTTCACTCATTACAGTTGGAACTTCTACAACATACAACGCGACACTTGGAGGAACATACAGTCTTGAAATAAGAGATATTCTTTATGATTCACTTCACTGTCCTGCTTTACACATCAGTGTTCCTGTTACAGCAGTTCCTCCTCCGACTGTGAATGCAGGTGCGGATCAGACCTTGTGTCCAACAACTCCTTCTGCAGTTCTTAGCGGAACAGTAACGAATGCAACAGGTGGAATCTGGACCGGTGGTGCAGGAACATTTGTTCCAAACAATACTTCACTCACTGTCGGATATACTCCAACTGCAGCGGAGATCGCTTCGGGAGCAGTTACACTCACACTCACTTCAACTGGTGCGGGTGGCGGATGTTCCGCAGCAACAGATCAGGTGACATTACATTTTCCTTCACCACTTGTTGTGACTGTTCCCGACGTGAATGTAGGTTGCAGTAGTAGTACTGGAGCGCTCACTTCAACTGTTACAGGTGGAACAACACCTTATGCTTATTCATGGAGCACAGGTGCGGTGACTGCGAATATTTCCGCAGCTGCTGGAACATATTGTCTTTCTGTAATGGATAATCTCGGATGCATCAGCACCGATTGCGGAACGATCACACAACCTTCTTCGCTTTCCATTATTACTTCGAGTACTCCATGTTCAACAAATGGTGGCAACGATGGAACTGCTACTGCCAATGTTAGTGGTGGAAGTGCTCCATATACTTACCTCTGGTCGAATGGCGGAACTACTTCTACCATTTCCGGTCTTATCTATGGAGTATATGTTGTAACAGCAACAGATGCGAACGGATGCCAGATCGCTTCGAGCATTGTCGTGAATGAACCACGATGCAACGCGTACAACGTTGTTGCGTCAAGTACAAATATTCTCTGCAATGGAAATGCATCAGGCACAGCAACTGCAACTGTTATTGCCGGAACACCATCCTACACATATCTGTGGAGTGATCCTTTATTTCAAACAACACAAGTTGCAACCGGACTCACAGCTGGAGCATATCAGTGTCTCGTTACCGACGCGAACAATTGTTCCAAAGTGGTGAACGTTACCATCACGCAACCAACACAACTCATAAATACTATGACGCACACAAACGTTACAGCGATTGGTGGTAATGATGGAAGCGCTGCAGCGAATATTTCAGGTGGAACTCCGGTTTACACTTACACATGGAGTAATGCTGCAACTACTTCTTCCATCAACACGCTTGTTGCGGGAACATATTCCGTGCTCGTGCATGACGCGAACAATTGCACATTGATCGATAGCGTTCAGATCACTCAACCTCCTTGTAATAATCTTACTGTTGCCGTTGCGGCGACTGCGGTTTCCTGCAATGGTGGAAATAATGGTACAGCAACCGCGATCGTTTTATTCGCTAACAACCCGATCTCTTATTTGTGGAGCAATGGTGCAACAACTTCAACAGTTAATGGACTGAGCGCGGGTAATTACAGTTTATCAATTACTGATGCGCACAACTGCACGAACTTTGTCAACTTCACCATCACTCAGCCATCTGCTCTGAGCAGTGTTCTCTCTCCTACAAACATCAGTTGCAATGGTTCGCTCAATGGAACGATTGAACAAACTGTTTCAGGAGGAACTTTCCCTTATACTTATTCCTGGTCGAATGGACTTGGTGTAGAAGACCAGGCAAATCTTTCAACCGGAACATACAGCGTACTCATTACCGATTCGCATGGTTGCACAACAACAGCAACTACCATCATCACCGAACCTGCTATACTCCTTGCAACTTCTTCCAATACACAAGTAACTTGTCATGGAGGAAATGACGGAGCGATCGACGTAAGCATGAGCGGAGGTGTTACACCTTATGTGTACAACTGGAGTACTGGCGCAACAACGCAGGATATCAGCGGACTCACATTCGGAAATTACACACTCACTATTACGGATGCAAACGGATGCGGACTCATCAATCCATTTGATGTCGCGATCAACGAACCTGCTGATGTGAATATTGATTCTATAATTAAAGTTTGTCCTGCTCCCGGCAGTGGACTTTCTTCGGTGACAGTTTATCCTTCCGGCGGATCTAATCTTACTTACCAGGTTTCATTTGATAATGGTATTACATTTCTCGGAAGCGGAATTTACAATACGATGCTCGCTGTAGGACAATCTTACCAGGTAGTCGTTCATGATAACAACGGATGCACAACTCCGGCAGCAACTACACTTGTCATTCCACCTGCTGTAGATATTCAAACTGTTTCTTTCAATCCATGCATCGCTGACGGTGTAACATCTATTCCGGTAACACTAACTGCAACCGGTGGAAATGGCGGCCCGCTTTATTTTTCATTCGATAATGGAGTGACGTATCTCGGCGCAAATATTTTCACAACAAATCTTGCAACAGGAAACAGTTACAACATTATCGTAAAAGATTCGAGCGGATGCGTTTCTGTAACGGAACCGATCAGCATTCCGAATGAGATCATTCCTTCAGGAGTTACTTCTTCATTCGCAGGCGGATTCCAGGTTTCCTGCAATGGAAGTACAGACGGATCAATTGATCTGAGTGCAATCGGAGGAAGTGGCGCTTACACTTATTCATGGTCTAACGGAGCGACAACAGAAGATCTCAGCAACATCGCTGCAGGAACTTACAGTGTTGTCATCACGGATGCGCTCGCATGCACGGACACGCTCAACTTCACACTCGCACAGCCAACTGTACTCACTTCTTCTACTGTTGCTTTCTCCGGATTCAACGGAAATAATGTAAGCTGCAATGGTTCTTCAAACGGATCAGTGGATTTAACAGTGAATGGTGGTGTAACAACTTACACTTACAACTGGAGTAACGGTTCTACAACAGAAGATATTTCTTCACTTGCCGCAGGAATATATTCTGTCACGATCACCGACGCGAATGGATGTACTACTACATCTTCTGTAACACTTACAGAACCATCTGCAATGATCGCTGATATTCAACCAACGAATGTGTTGTGTTTTGGAAATGCGACTGGCGCAGCAGATCTTACTCCTGGCGGTGGCGTATCACCTTACACTTTCAATTGGTCGAATGGAAATACAACAGAAGATCTCGGTTCACTTTCTTCAGGTTCATATTCTGTAACGTTCACAGATGCGAATGGATGTCAGCTTACGTCGAGCATCACGATCACTCAGCCAACAGATCTGATCACATCCGGAGTTACAACAGATCTCACTTGTTTTCAGAATTCCACAGGCGCTATTGATGTAACAACAAGTGGCGGAACGAGCGGATACACTTACTACTGGAGCAATGCATCAACAACTGAAGATGTAAGCAATCTTTCATCCGGAAATTATTCGGTGACGGTCACTGATGCGAACGGCTGCAGTGATAATCTTTCATTCACATTGACAGAACCAACACTACTCACTACTTCGATTACTGCACTGAGTAATTACAACGGTTACAATATCGGTTGCGCAGGAAATTCAGATGGAACAATTGACATCACGAGCGCAGGCGGAACACCCACGTACACCTACGTGTGGAGCAACAGCGCTGTTACCGAAGATGTGAATAATCTGAGCGCGGGAACATATTCTGTAAATGTCACTGATGCGAATGGATGCACAAGTACATTAGCCGTCACACTCACTCAACCTGTTGCGCTCGGGCTTACTTCCACACAACAAAATGTCTTATGCAACGGATTCAATACCGGATCAATTGATATTACCATGAGTGGCGGAGTAAATCCTTACACTTATTCCTGGTCAAACAGCGCGACAACAGAAGATATTTCCGCGATCACTTCAGGATCTTATTCTGTAAGCGTAACCGATGCGAACGGATGTGTACTCACCAATTCATTTGTCATCTCGCAATTGTCACCTATGATTCTCTCGAACACAAGTCTCAACCCACTCTGCTTCGGCGATAACAACGGATCAATTGATCTGAGTGTTAACGGCGGACTTGCACCTTACACTTACACCTGGTCGAACGGACAAAGCACGCAGGATATTTCAGCGCTCGCTTCCGGATCGTATACAGTGAATGTAATTGACGCGAACAATTGTTCATCTGGCGATACCATTCTACTCACCGACAATTCTCCAATGAGCAGCAGCGTTTCAAGCCCGGTGCAGACTGACGGATTCAACGTCACTTACTCCGGTGGAAGTGACGGATCCATTCAGATCACTGTGAACGGTGGTGTTACTCCATACACTTATGCATGGAGCAACGGCGCTTCTACTGAAGATCAATCAAACATTCCTGCCGGAAATTATTTCGTCATCATCACAGACGCGAACGGATGCAGCACTACAACATCAATTCTGCTCAGCGAACCATTCGTGTTGCAGATGCCAACCGGTTTCTCACCGAACGGAGACGGAAACAATGATTTCTTCGTGGTACACGGACTCGAAGCTTTTCCTCAGAATAAAATTGAAGTCTTCAATCGCTGGGGAAATAAAGTGTGGCAGGCGGATGATTACATGAACACATGGGAAGGCACCACTTCTTCCGGCGACAAACTTCCTGACGGTACTTATTTCGTGATCCTCAACATTTCTGACGGACAGAAAGTGCTCAACGGTTACATCGACATACGCAGATAA
- a CDS encoding class I SAM-dependent methyltransferase, translated as MVNIDSLLEKNLLPDSAIRAGIRKLLKQRLREEKRSSPDEQQKHFNSLIELCRNSPIAIETKAANEQHYEVPTEFYQYCLGPNLKYSSAFYKPGITSLAQAEADMLALTCERAELKDGMEILELGCGWGSLTLWMGKYFPNAKIIAVSNSRTQKEFIDSAAKERGIKNIEIITADMNAFSTDKKFDRVVSVEMFEHMRNHRMLLKKISDWMKDDAKLFVHIFVHREYLYFFESKDESDWMSRYFFTGGMMPSDHYLYYWNEDLKVKKHWRVSGMHYSKTSEAWLENMDRNKNSILPLFGKTYGNENAKKWWVYWRVFYMSCAELWGYKNGEEWFVGHYLLGK; from the coding sequence CTGGTGAATATCGATTCCCTTCTCGAAAAAAATCTCCTCCCCGACTCCGCCATTCGCGCCGGGATCAGAAAATTATTAAAACAACGCTTGCGCGAAGAAAAAAGATCTTCGCCCGATGAGCAGCAAAAACATTTCAATTCACTGATCGAGCTCTGCAGAAATTCTCCCATTGCCATTGAAACAAAAGCTGCGAATGAACAGCATTACGAAGTGCCAACTGAATTTTACCAATATTGCCTCGGGCCGAATTTAAAATACAGCAGCGCATTTTATAAACCCGGTATCACTTCGCTCGCGCAGGCGGAGGCCGATATGCTCGCACTCACCTGTGAGCGGGCGGAGCTTAAAGACGGAATGGAAATTCTCGAACTTGGTTGCGGATGGGGATCACTCACGTTGTGGATGGGAAAATATTTTCCGAATGCAAAGATCATCGCGGTTTCCAATTCACGTACACAGAAAGAATTCATTGATTCCGCGGCGAAAGAAAGAGGAATAAAAAATATTGAGATCATCACCGCCGACATGAATGCGTTCAGCACGGATAAAAAATTCGATCGCGTTGTTTCCGTTGAAATGTTCGAGCACATGCGCAATCACAGAATGCTTTTGAAAAAAATTTCCGACTGGATGAAAGACGATGCTAAATTATTCGTTCACATTTTTGTTCACCGCGAATATTTATATTTTTTTGAATCGAAAGATGAATCGGATTGGATGTCGCGCTATTTTTTCACGGGCGGAATGATGCCTTCCGATCATTATCTCTATTACTGGAATGAAGATCTGAAAGTGAAAAAACACTGGCGCGTTTCCGGGATGCATTATTCAAAAACTTCCGAGGCGTGGCTGGAAAATATGGACCGGAATAAAAATTCCATTCTTCCGTTATTCGGGAAAACCTACGGAAATGAAAATGCAAAAAAATGGTGGGTGTACTGGCGCGTGTTCTACATGTCGTGCGCAGAATTGTGGGGCTATAAGAATGGAGAAGAATGGTTCGTGGGGCATTATTTGCTGGGGAAATAG
- a CDS encoding universal stress protein produces MDYTKLKGRPPFPIETIGVAVAFSPRLEDLLGESYRLATAFNAQLIVFHIGERNRSKEAKLDEAFRNLGIDEKKTRVIWNNGNPVTTLLELCKLNAVDLLVVGALRKENVLRFYLGSVARKISRRAKCSVLLLTAPAKNGSKFRKLMVNGLENPKTEHTIRTALYFAKQTGGKELIVAMESQQAEFAMSVATDTTAIEASRIKKEFGEHERNKIHQLVHELSKDDQINITDKPLNGKPGFAIRQYAESKKADLLVLNSPDQKYGLMDRIFTHDMEYVLENLPGNVLIVHSRISH; encoded by the coding sequence ATGGATTACACAAAACTCAAAGGAAGGCCACCTTTCCCGATCGAAACAATAGGAGTCGCCGTCGCTTTCTCGCCCCGCCTCGAAGATCTGCTCGGAGAATCGTATCGTCTGGCCACTGCCTTCAACGCGCAACTGATCGTTTTTCATATTGGGGAACGGAATCGGAGCAAAGAAGCGAAACTCGATGAAGCATTCCGTAATCTCGGCATAGATGAGAAAAAAACAAGAGTGATCTGGAACAACGGAAACCCCGTGACCACACTTCTTGAATTATGTAAACTCAATGCTGTAGACCTTTTAGTAGTAGGTGCGTTGCGCAAAGAAAATGTATTGCGCTTCTATCTCGGATCTGTCGCAAGAAAAATTTCGCGCCGCGCAAAATGTTCGGTGTTGCTGCTTACCGCGCCGGCAAAAAACGGATCGAAGTTCCGCAAACTGATGGTGAACGGACTTGAAAATCCCAAAACGGAACATACGATCCGCACTGCGTTGTATTTCGCAAAACAAACAGGCGGAAAAGAATTGATCGTTGCCATGGAATCGCAACAGGCGGAATTCGCGATGAGTGTTGCCACAGATACGACGGCGATCGAAGCGTCGCGCATCAAAAAAGAATTCGGCGAACACGAACGCAACAAGATCCATCAGCTCGTTCACGAACTTTCCAAAGATGATCAGATCAACATCACCGATAAACCGCTGAACGGAAAACCCGGATTCGCCATAAGGCAATATGCGGAATCAAAAAAAGCTGACCTGCTTGTGCTGAATTCTCCCGATCAGAAATATGGATTGATGGATCGCATCTTTACTCACGATATGGAATATGTCCTGGAAAATCTTCCGGGCAACGTACTCATCGTTCACTCGAGGATCAGTCACTGA
- a CDS encoding cation:proton antiporter: MAKLEHNDLVILLLAISTMLVLSRIISELGKKLKLPVVMGELFVGILLGPTVLQRLCPNLFNYLFPLTTNQHVSIALDGIFSLSVIMLLFVAGMEVQLPMVLRQGKTAVFTAVGSMIIPFFTGFAIAWYYPQFFGVIGDEKNRLLFSLFLGTALSISALPVIARILMDMNLFKTNVGMIIIASAMFNDLVGWLFFSFILSMSGHNHNTLSLGSTIFYIIAFGAFMLFIGRKIIDRIMPWIQTKLSWPGGVLAMSLGLCLLCSAFTESINIHAILGAFIAGIAIGDSVHLKQQARDIILQFVTNFFAPLFFVSIGLKVDFIGNFDWKIVAVVLVLACAGKLIGATTGAKLGGLSTRNSLAVAFGLNASGSMGIILGTLALDAQIISLPVFVAIVFMAIVTSLMSGPLMRMFVEGKDELKLH, from the coding sequence ATCGCAAAACTGGAACATAACGATCTTGTCATCCTGTTGCTCGCCATCAGTACGATGCTCGTGCTTTCGAGAATAATTTCGGAGCTCGGCAAAAAACTGAAACTGCCGGTGGTGATGGGAGAATTATTTGTCGGCATCCTGCTTGGCCCGACTGTGCTGCAAAGATTATGTCCCAATCTTTTCAATTATCTTTTTCCGCTTACAACAAACCAGCATGTTTCGATCGCGCTCGATGGAATTTTTAGTTTGTCGGTGATCATGCTGTTGTTCGTCGCCGGAATGGAAGTGCAGTTGCCGATGGTATTGCGGCAAGGGAAGACGGCGGTTTTTACTGCGGTCGGAAGTATGATCATACCATTCTTCACGGGCTTCGCCATCGCATGGTATTATCCGCAATTTTTCGGTGTGATCGGTGATGAAAAAAATCGTTTGCTGTTCTCACTTTTTCTTGGAACAGCGCTTTCCATTTCCGCATTGCCGGTGATCGCGAGAATTCTCATGGACATGAATTTATTTAAGACGAATGTGGGAATGATCATCATTGCATCGGCGATGTTCAATGATCTTGTCGGATGGTTATTCTTCTCGTTCATTCTTTCCATGAGCGGACATAATCACAATACACTGAGTCTTGGCTCCACGATCTTTTACATTATTGCATTCGGTGCGTTCATGCTCTTCATCGGGCGAAAAATAATTGACCGCATCATGCCGTGGATACAGACGAAACTTTCCTGGCCGGGCGGAGTGCTCGCGATGAGTCTTGGTTTGTGTTTGCTTTGCTCGGCATTCACCGAAAGCATAAACATTCACGCGATACTCGGCGCATTCATTGCCGGAATTGCGATCGGCGATTCTGTTCACCTCAAGCAACAGGCGCGCGATATCATTCTGCAGTTTGTCACGAATTTTTTCGCGCCGCTGTTTTTTGTTTCGATCGGATTGAAGGTGGACTTCATTGGTAATTTTGACTGGAAGATCGTGGCGGTCGTTCTTGTGCTTGCTTGTGCGGGAAAACTTATTGGCGCGACAACGGGCGCAAAACTCGGCGGACTTTCAACGAGAAATTCACTCGCCGTCGCTTTCGGATTGAACGCCAGCGGATCGATGGGGATCATTCTCGGAACACTTGCATTGGATGCACAGATCATTTCACTCCCGGTTTTCGTCGCGATCGTTTTCATGGCTATTGTTACGAGTTTGATGAGCGGACCTCTCATGAGAATGTTTGTCGAAGGAAAAGATGAACTGAAATTGCACTGA
- a CDS encoding acyl-CoA desaturase encodes MIILIFFLCHWFLSLFCQTFFLHRYCSHKMFTMSKGWERTFYFFTFLTQGSSFLNPRAYAIMHRMHHAYSDTDKDPHSPHFIKDVWGLMMKTKRIYQDFVKYKTEPEPEFLIHYPTWPLLDKISDSWLVRIFFGAAYFVFYFFFATHWWMYALLPIHFLIGPIQGAIVNWCGHKYGYQNFNNKDHSKNTIPVELFLMGELMQNNHHKSPNNPNFAKKWFEFDPTYPVMKVFHWLHIIQLRRQ; translated from the coding sequence ATGATCATACTCATCTTCTTTCTCTGCCACTGGTTTCTCTCACTTTTCTGCCAGACTTTTTTTCTGCATCGCTATTGTTCGCACAAAATGTTCACGATGTCGAAAGGATGGGAACGTACTTTTTATTTTTTCACTTTCCTCACGCAGGGTTCTTCCTTTCTGAATCCGCGTGCGTACGCCATCATGCACCGCATGCACCACGCATACAGCGATACGGATAAAGATCCGCACTCGCCGCATTTTATCAAAGATGTTTGGGGGCTCATGATGAAAACCAAACGCATTTACCAGGATTTCGTGAAATACAAAACAGAACCCGAACCGGAATTCCTCATTCATTATCCAACCTGGCCTTTGCTCGACAAGATAAGCGACAGTTGGCTGGTGCGTATTTTTTTCGGCGCTGCTTATTTCGTTTTCTATTTTTTCTTTGCAACACACTGGTGGATGTATGCGTTGCTTCCGATTCATTTTCTCATTGGGCCGATACAGGGAGCCATTGTCAACTGGTGCGGACACAAATACGGTTACCAGAATTTCAACAATAAAGATCATTCCAAGAATACGATTCCTGTGGAATTATTTTTAATGGGTGAATTAATGCAGAACAATCACCATAAAAGTCCGAACAATCCCAACTTCGCAAAAAAATGGTTTGAGTTCGATCCGACGTATCCTGTTATGAAAGTATTTCACTGGTTACATATTATTCAACTTCGAAGACAGTGA
- a CDS encoding DUF1295 domain-containing protein — protein MNPFIEIPLVSFACCSIVMIIIWIWAYRIQNAGVVDIFWAFNFTIIAAVIYFMADGYAPRKEVVCILAALWSLRLGIYLLIRVGSHLDHEEGRYAQLRKEWGPKPDRTFFFFFQAQALSNIFLATPFFIIALNKTDHLSIPEMTGAGMWLLSIIGEGVSDWQLKNFKKDPANKGKVCEAGLWGWSRHPNYFFQFMIWVSVFILALSSNWGWISFVCPLTIFMLIWKVTGIPMTEEQSVRSRGDLYRDYQRRVSVFVPLPPKKK, from the coding sequence ATGAATCCCTTCATCGAAATTCCCCTCGTCTCATTCGCCTGCTGCTCCATCGTGATGATCATCATCTGGATATGGGCTTATAGAATTCAGAATGCCGGAGTCGTTGATATTTTCTGGGCATTCAATTTCACGATCATTGCTGCGGTGATTTATTTCATGGCCGATGGATATGCGCCGCGCAAAGAAGTAGTTTGCATTCTCGCGGCATTGTGGAGTTTGCGTTTGGGAATTTATCTTCTCATTCGCGTGGGTTCTCATCTTGATCATGAAGAAGGCCGCTATGCGCAATTGAGAAAAGAATGGGGGCCAAAACCGGATCGTACTTTTTTCTTTTTTTTCCAGGCGCAGGCGTTGTCGAATATTTTTCTTGCTACACCTTTCTTCATCATCGCTTTGAATAAAACAGATCACCTTTCCATTCCTGAAATGACCGGCGCAGGAATGTGGCTGCTCTCGATAATCGGTGAAGGTGTTTCTGACTGGCAATTGAAAAATTTCAAAAAAGATCCGGCCAATAAAGGAAAAGTGTGTGAAGCAGGATTGTGGGGATGGTCGCGTCATCCGAATTATTTTTTCCAGTTCATGATATGGGTCTCCGTTTTTATTCTCGCACTTTCGAGCAATTGGGGATGGATCTCTTTTGTTTGTCCGCTCACGATCTTCATGCTCATCTGGAAAGTCACCGGAATTCCAATGACCGAAGAACAGTCGGTGCGATCGAGAGGAGATCTCTACCGCGATTACCAACGAAGAGTAAGTGTGTTTGTTCCATTACCTCCTAAGAAAAAGTAA